One stretch of Pandoraea oxalativorans DNA includes these proteins:
- a CDS encoding MFS transporter, producing the protein MGAEVVVSSSEPRLQQLERALDDIGVTPSHKKILALILFGVLFDVFEQNAVGLVGPLLREYWGISAAQIGFLNTLTFGAAAIGRLGSGYIADRFGRRTMLSINLMLFTLGALICALATNYTMLAAGRFIVGFGLGGEISIAVTMLAEFCSSRFRGVAVGAINVAGGGLGNMLAPAFGLAVFAFFPGPDSWRWLFGCLVLPAFFVLLYRRFIPETPRFLLSKGRVEEANRVLNILASGKLGKSAGGDTKRYLSEASNGAHRAEKVRLSEVFVGPLARRTVAVGIAVCMTYGAQISVLTLMPTILMAQGYTLSKSFVFTIVMQSGSLLGAITASYFGFRFPRKRVLTLGAIAACVIGLCFGFLSKSQPLILAFGAAFQFCVLLLDTSIWIYAPELYPTRVRAFGTAFILALGTLAGAAMPLVAGRVFDQYGIGGMFGMMAAMYAVFAIALTFAPETFGKPIDGPDAPDDSDPKAAARASASASSAAASHAS; encoded by the coding sequence ATGGGCGCAGAAGTGGTCGTATCGTCGTCGGAACCCAGGTTGCAGCAGCTCGAACGGGCGCTCGACGACATTGGCGTGACGCCGTCACACAAGAAGATCCTCGCACTGATTCTGTTCGGGGTTCTGTTCGATGTCTTCGAACAGAACGCCGTCGGCCTCGTCGGGCCGTTGCTGCGCGAATACTGGGGCATCTCCGCAGCCCAGATCGGCTTTCTCAACACGTTGACGTTCGGTGCCGCCGCCATCGGACGCCTCGGTTCGGGCTACATCGCCGACCGCTTCGGGCGTCGCACGATGCTGAGCATCAATCTGATGCTGTTCACGCTCGGCGCGCTGATCTGCGCACTGGCGACGAACTACACGATGCTCGCCGCCGGACGCTTCATCGTCGGCTTCGGCCTCGGCGGCGAGATCTCGATTGCCGTGACCATGCTCGCGGAATTCTGCTCGTCGCGTTTCCGTGGCGTGGCCGTGGGTGCGATCAACGTCGCAGGCGGCGGACTGGGCAACATGCTCGCACCGGCGTTCGGGCTGGCGGTCTTCGCCTTCTTCCCCGGCCCCGATAGCTGGCGCTGGTTGTTCGGCTGCCTCGTCCTCCCGGCCTTCTTTGTGCTGCTCTATCGCCGCTTTATCCCGGAGACGCCGCGCTTTCTGCTCTCCAAAGGCCGCGTGGAAGAGGCCAACCGGGTGCTCAACATTCTCGCCTCCGGCAAGCTGGGCAAGTCCGCCGGTGGCGACACGAAGCGCTACCTGAGCGAAGCGTCGAACGGCGCGCACCGTGCGGAAAAGGTGCGTCTGAGCGAAGTGTTCGTCGGACCGCTGGCGCGTCGCACGGTGGCCGTCGGTATCGCCGTGTGCATGACGTACGGCGCGCAGATTTCGGTGCTCACGCTGATGCCGACGATTCTGATGGCGCAGGGCTACACGCTGAGCAAGAGCTTCGTGTTCACCATCGTGATGCAGTCGGGCAGTCTTCTTGGCGCGATCACGGCGTCGTACTTCGGCTTCCGTTTCCCGCGCAAACGCGTGCTGACGCTCGGTGCTATCGCCGCGTGCGTGATCGGTCTGTGCTTCGGGTTCTTGTCGAAGTCGCAGCCCCTGATTCTCGCGTTCGGCGCCGCTTTCCAGTTCTGCGTGCTGCTGCTCGATACCTCCATCTGGATCTACGCGCCGGAGCTCTATCCCACGCGAGTGCGCGCCTTCGGCACGGCGTTCATTCTGGCACTGGGCACGCTGGCCGGTGCCGCGATGCCACTCGTGGCAGGCCGCGTGTTCGATCAGTACGGCATCGGTGGCATGTTCGGGATGATGGCCGCGATGTACGCCGTGTTCGCTATCGCACTGACCTTTGCGCCGGAGACGTTCGGCAAGCCCATCGACGGCCCGGACGCGCCGGACGACAGCGACCCGAAAGCGGCCGCCCGTGCGTCCGCTTCTGCATCTTCCGCAGCCGCTTCGCATGCTTCCTGA